One region of Salvia miltiorrhiza cultivar Shanhuang (shh) chromosome 3, IMPLAD_Smil_shh, whole genome shotgun sequence genomic DNA includes:
- the LOC131017279 gene encoding salviol synthase-like, with protein sequence MDLDTSSIPFLISIFMFVFMFVFAFVFVFVPVLFRTGKPSTDLPPGPRKLPFIGNLHLLAGSALPHHTLANLANKYGPLMHLKLGQIDAVVVSSPETAEEILKRNDVVFASRPSLLATEINCYGNTDIAFSPYGDYWRQLRKICTLQLLTARRVQSFRPIREGEVSELCNWIALQEGSTINLTEKLITTNLNIMIMAAFGKKSGEVGKLKDIIMEAHELVTVFNIVDVYPSLKFLRLFSGMRKKIEEHHRHLNRITESVIEERRRQGDAAEGGGGGEDEGDFLGVMLKLQGDGSLEIPLTTDNIKAVLLDGAGVESSTTTVDWAMAEMLKNPTILQKAQDEVRGVFDGKNYVDESCFHELNYLKLVIKETLRLHPPGPLLLPRQSREPCAINGYQIPSKTWVLVNAWAIGRDPKHWKDAECFKPERFLEKIVDFKANTFDYIPFGAGRRICPGIGFGIANIEIELATLLYHFDWILPHGMEPQELDMTELSGMSGRRKCSFNVIPIIRRPLL encoded by the exons ATGGACTTGGACACCTCCTCTATCCCCTTTCTCATTTCCATCTTCATGTTCGTGTTCATGTTCGTGTTCGCGTTTGTGTTCGTGTTCGTGCCCGTGCTTTTTAGAACCGGCAAACCCAGTACCGATCTCCCTCCGGGCCCACGTAAGTTGCCTTTCATAGGCAACTTGCACCTCCTCGCCGGCTCCGCTCTGCCCCACCACACTCTTGCAAACTTGGCCAATAAATATGGACCCTTGATGCACCTAAAACTCGGTCAAATCGATGCCGTAGTTGTCTCGTCGCCGGAAACAGCTGAAGAAATCTTGAAACGAAACGACGTAGTCTTCGCCTCCAGGCCGTCGCTCCTGGCGACGGAGATCAACTGCTACGGAAATACAGACATAGCTTTCTCCCCCTACGGCGATTACTGGCGGCAGCTGCGCAAGATCTGCACGCTTCAGCTTCTCACGGCGAGGCGCGTGCAATCATTCCGGCCTATCAGAGAGGGAGAAGTTTCGGAGCTTTGCAACTGGATAGCTCTGCAAGAAGGCTCAACGATCAATCTAACGGAAAAGCTCATCACCACGAATCTTAATATTATGATCATGGCAGCCTTTGGAAAAAAGAGTGGTGAAGTTGGTAAGCTGAAAGATATAATCATGGAAGCCCATGAACTCGTCACCGTGTTTAACATTGTTGATGTGTATCCTTCCTTGAAATTTCTCCGGCTGTTTAGCGGGATGAGGAAGAAGATAGAGGAACATCATCGCCATTTGAACAGGATAACGGAGAGCGTCATCGAGGAGCGGCGGCGGCAAGGGGATGCGGCGGAGGGTGGCGGTGGTGGAGAAGATGAAGGTGACTTTCTCGGTGTTATGCTAAAATTACAAGGTGATGGATCGCTCGAGATTCCATTGACAACTGACAACATCAAAGCTGTTTTGCTG gatggTGCTGGAGTTGAGTCATCAACCACAACTGTCGACTGGGCAATGGCAGAAATGCTCAAGAACCCTACGATTCTGCAAAAGGCACAAGATGAGGTAAGAGGCGTTTTCGATGGCAAAAATTATGTAGACGAAAGCTGCTTTCATGAGCTAAACTACCTCAAGTTAGTCATCAAAGAAACTCTCCGGTTGCACCCACCGGGGCCTCTCTTGCTTCCGAGGCAAAGCAGAGAGCCTTGCGCGATTAACGGATACCAAATTCCGTCCAAAACATGGGTGTTGGTGAATGCTTGGGCAATCGGAAGAGACCCCAAACATTGGAAGGATGCAGAATGCTTTAAACCAGAAAGGTTTCTTGAAAAAATAGTTGATTTCAAGGCGAATACATTCGACTACATCCCTTTTGGCGCAGGTAGGAGGATTTGCCCAGGAATTGGGTTTGGGATTGCAAATATAGAAATCGAACTAGCAACGCTTCTCTACCATTTTGATTGGATTCTGCCTCATGGAATGGAACCTCAAGAACTGGATATGACGGAGTTATCAGGAATGTCAGGACGAAGGAAATGCAGTTTCAATGTAATTCCTATTATTAGGAGACCTTTGTTGTAA
- the LOC131017285 gene encoding uncharacterized protein LOC131017285: MHLQSLDPGTPQDAPNYVTSLRLHTYADGSYTSERDARIDAEVHRLAAATGRQERLDEVYLEVVQIDRSRIYGVGSAGQSQASRGSIRSTGSSAVSQQLYETRISTLEERLAAEQAQRQQMEDRMAAEQAQRQQMEERMAAEQAARQQMQDRMAQLEAFMRMYNAQPPPGPDADDDDDDA; this comes from the exons atgcatctacagagcttggatcctggtactccccaggatgcaccgaactatgTCACCTCCCTCCGCCTCCACAcgtacgccgacggaagttatacgtcggagagagatgctagaattgac gccgaggttcatcgactggccgctgccacaggacgacaggagcggctagacgaggtgtatttggaggtggtgcaaattgataggtcacggatctacggcgtcgggagtgccgggcagagtcaggctagtagggggtctatccgcagcacgggcagttctgcggtgtctcagcagctttatgagacacggatctccacgctggaggagcgattggcggcagagcaagcacaacgccaacagatggaggaccgcatggcggcagagcaagcacaacgccaacagatggaggagcgcatggcggcagagcaagcagcacgccaacagatgcaggaccgcatggctcaattggaggcgtttatgaggatgtataatgctcagccacctccagggcctgatgccgatgatgatgatgatgatgcttag